In Thauera aromatica K172, one DNA window encodes the following:
- the sucD gene encoding succinate--CoA ligase subunit alpha: MSILINKDTKVITQGITGKTGQFHTEKCQEYANGKNCFVAGVNPKKAGEKIFDIPIYASVKEAAAETGATVSVIYVPPAGAADAIWEACEADLDLAICITEGIPVRDMLVVRNKMKQKVAKGGKETLLLGPNCPGLITPDEIKIGIMPGHIHRKGRIGVVSRSGTLTYEAVAQLTEIGLGQSSAVGIGGDPINGLKHIDVMRMFNDDPDTDAVIMIGEIGGPDEAEAAQWCKANMKKPIVGFIAGVTAPAGKRMGHAGALISGGADTADAKLAIMEECGFTVTRNPSEMAKLLKAML, from the coding sequence ATGTCCATCCTGATCAACAAAGACACCAAAGTCATCACCCAGGGCATCACCGGCAAGACCGGCCAGTTCCACACCGAGAAGTGCCAGGAGTACGCCAACGGCAAGAACTGCTTCGTCGCCGGGGTGAACCCGAAGAAGGCCGGCGAGAAGATCTTCGACATCCCGATCTACGCTTCGGTGAAGGAAGCCGCGGCCGAGACCGGCGCCACCGTGTCGGTGATCTACGTGCCGCCCGCGGGCGCCGCCGACGCCATCTGGGAAGCCTGCGAGGCCGACCTCGACCTGGCGATCTGCATCACCGAAGGCATCCCGGTGCGCGACATGCTGGTCGTGCGCAACAAGATGAAGCAGAAGGTTGCCAAGGGCGGCAAGGAAACCCTGCTGCTCGGCCCCAACTGCCCAGGCCTGATCACGCCCGACGAGATCAAGATCGGCATCATGCCCGGCCACATCCACCGCAAGGGCCGCATCGGCGTCGTGTCGCGCTCCGGCACGCTGACCTATGAAGCGGTCGCCCAGCTCACCGAGATCGGTCTCGGCCAGTCGTCCGCGGTCGGTATCGGCGGCGACCCGATCAACGGCCTCAAGCACATCGACGTGATGCGCATGTTCAACGACGATCCGGACACCGACGCGGTGATCATGATCGGCGAGATCGGCGGTCCGGACGAAGCCGAAGCCGCACAGTGGTGCAAGGCCAACATGAAGAAGCCGATCGTCGGCTTCATCGCCGGCGTCACCGCGCCCGCGGGCAAGCGCATGGGCCACGCCGGTGCGCTGATCTCGGGCGGTGCCGATACCGCCGACGCCAAGCTCGCGATCATGGAAGAGTGCGGCTTCACGGTCACGCGCAACCCCTCCGAGATGGCCAAGCTGCTGAAGGCGATGCTGTAA
- a CDS encoding FHA domain-containing protein, producing MPKLILSMDGLVLKELVLAKERTTIGRKPDNDIQIDNLAISGQHAVITCILGDAFLEDRNSTNGTYLNGQSVKKQVLQNNDVIELGKYRLKFIADGAAPGAAAEVVDAAALKPFEISATIPDAAPAAGPGAGRIGVIQILNGAGAGRELPLTKPLTTLGKPGRQVAVITRRPRGYFITHVEGASFPLVNGRALDARPHPLGEHDIVELAGVKMEFFFRS from the coding sequence ATGCCGAAGTTGATCCTCAGCATGGACGGCCTCGTTCTCAAGGAGCTTGTGCTCGCCAAAGAGCGCACGACGATCGGCCGCAAGCCCGACAACGACATCCAGATCGACAACCTCGCCATCAGCGGCCAGCACGCCGTCATCACCTGCATTCTCGGTGATGCGTTCCTCGAGGACCGGAACAGCACCAACGGCACCTACCTGAACGGCCAGTCGGTGAAGAAGCAGGTGCTGCAGAACAACGACGTGATCGAACTGGGCAAGTACCGGCTGAAGTTCATCGCCGACGGTGCCGCGCCCGGTGCCGCCGCCGAGGTCGTCGATGCCGCCGCGCTCAAGCCTTTCGAGATCTCCGCTACGATCCCCGATGCCGCCCCGGCCGCCGGCCCCGGCGCCGGACGCATCGGCGTGATCCAGATCCTGAACGGCGCCGGTGCCGGCCGCGAGCTGCCGTTGACGAAGCCGCTCACCACGCTCGGCAAGCCCGGTCGGCAGGTCGCGGTGATCACGCGCCGGCCGCGCGGCTACTTCATCACCCATGTCGAAGGGGCGTCCTTCCCCCTCGTCAATGGCCGGGCACTCGACGCCCGCCCTCACCCGCTCGGCGAGCACGACATCGTCGAGCTCGCGGGGGTGAAGATGGAATTCTTTTTCCGCTCCTGA
- a CDS encoding 3',5'-cyclic-nucleotide phosphodiesterase: MKLTVLGCSGGIGDRHARTTSLLADDDILIDCGTGVGDLPLAALLRIGHVFVTHAHLDHIACLPLLIEAVGELRARPLTVHATPETIAILRAHIFNWHIWPDFSALPDRAAPYLRFAPIAEGEGRDLGGRTITALPVRHTVPAVGYRLDSGAGQLVFSGDTAYCAELVAAINACPALRHLIIEAAFPDEQRDLAAASRHLCPSLLQTLLAELTVSPEIHVSHLKPGGAARIMAQIGAGGGRLRPRQLRQGQVLEF, translated from the coding sequence ATGAAACTTACGGTACTCGGCTGCAGCGGTGGCATCGGCGATCGGCACGCGCGCACCACCTCCCTCCTTGCCGATGACGACATCCTGATCGATTGCGGGACGGGGGTGGGCGATCTGCCGCTCGCGGCCCTGCTGCGCATCGGCCATGTCTTCGTCACCCACGCTCACCTCGACCACATCGCCTGCCTGCCCCTGCTGATCGAGGCGGTGGGCGAGCTGCGCGCGCGGCCGCTGACCGTGCATGCCACGCCGGAGACGATCGCGATCCTGCGCGCGCATATCTTCAACTGGCACATCTGGCCCGATTTTTCGGCCCTTCCCGATCGCGCCGCACCCTATCTGCGCTTTGCCCCGATCGCCGAAGGGGAGGGGCGCGACCTGGGCGGGCGGACGATCACCGCCCTGCCGGTCCGCCATACCGTGCCGGCGGTCGGCTACCGCCTCGACAGTGGTGCCGGGCAACTGGTGTTTTCCGGCGACACCGCGTACTGCGCGGAACTGGTCGCTGCGATCAACGCCTGTCCGGCCCTGCGCCACCTGATCATCGAGGCCGCCTTTCCCGACGAGCAACGGGACCTGGCGGCGGCCTCCCGCCACCTGTGCCCGAGCCTGTTGCAGACCTTGCTGGCCGAACTCACCGTCAGCCCGGAAATCCACGTCAGCCACCTGAAGCCCGGCGGTGCCGCGCGCATCATGGCGCAGATCGGCGCCGGGGGCGGGCGGTTGCGGCCGCGGCAGCTGCGGCAGGGACAGGTGCTCGAATTCTGA
- a CDS encoding GspE/PulE family protein, producing the protein MSDLSLSEQQPDSSAVGRRLAFFKGLQALTQRIQASADVDALVLELAPQLCALFGAERLSIYAVEDGGGSIATLVKTGLQGVRSLRLALDENSIAGYAARCGELLNIGDAYDEAELRGISPKLRFCKEVDAGSGFRSRQMLVAPLRDSGAGRILGVIQFINTRSGQPFPKIAEEGALVLAQTLGAAFRDRRGKAARLRSRFDALVADGHITAAELIEAAREARARGCSTEAVLTDALGLSLAALGEAAARFSGVPYQPFRDNHVKPIDLLRNIKREYVEQSLWLPYEETGEGIVILCVDPEQIRNSGIAQNVFVNKRLIFRVTTVREFERTVAQYFGEQLDDAPVSELLSGLDEGEDEGGTLRDDVTAAADNELVKLVNKIIVEAHRQGASDIHIEPRPGREKTLVRFRKDGSLVPYIEVPASYRSALVTRIKIMCDLDISERRRPQDGKIRFRKFAPLDIELRVATLPTQGGMEDVVMRLLAGSEPIPLDRLGLLPFNLERLQALIARPYGIFFVCGPTGSGKTTTLHSVLRHINTPDTKIWTVEDPVEITQKGLRQVQVNRKVGIDFATMMRAFLRADPDVIMVGEMRDRETVAVGIEASLTGHLVLSTLHTNSAPESVVRLLDMGMDPFNFADALIGVLAQRLAKRLCLKCREAYHPGADELQRLLEEYCEDLQRTPDFRVAPDAARDRIVARWRAEAADRDGRFTLYRAVGCEHCTQGYKGRVGLHELMPGSDAIKRLIQERGRVDQILGQALAEGMRTLRQDGIEKVLAGITDMHQVRKVCMR; encoded by the coding sequence ATGAGCGATCTCTCCCTTTCCGAGCAGCAGCCGGATTCCAGCGCCGTCGGGCGCCGGCTGGCGTTTTTCAAGGGGCTCCAGGCCCTCACCCAGCGCATCCAGGCGAGCGCCGATGTCGATGCGCTCGTGCTCGAACTGGCACCGCAGCTGTGCGCGCTGTTCGGTGCCGAGCGGCTCAGCATCTACGCCGTGGAGGACGGCGGCGGCTCGATCGCCACGCTGGTCAAGACCGGGCTGCAGGGCGTGCGGAGCCTGCGCCTGGCGCTCGACGAAAACAGCATCGCCGGCTACGCCGCCCGGTGTGGCGAACTGCTCAACATCGGCGACGCCTATGACGAGGCCGAGCTGCGCGGGATCTCGCCGAAGCTGCGCTTCTGTAAGGAAGTCGACGCCGGCAGCGGCTTCCGTTCGCGCCAGATGCTGGTGGCTCCGCTCCGCGACTCCGGTGCCGGCCGTATCCTGGGCGTGATCCAGTTCATCAACACGCGCAGCGGCCAGCCCTTCCCGAAGATCGCGGAGGAGGGGGCGCTCGTCCTCGCGCAGACGCTCGGCGCCGCCTTCCGCGACCGCCGCGGCAAGGCGGCGCGGCTGCGCTCGCGTTTCGACGCGCTGGTCGCCGACGGGCACATCACCGCGGCCGAGCTGATCGAGGCGGCACGCGAGGCGCGCGCCCGCGGGTGCTCGACTGAGGCGGTGCTGACCGACGCCCTCGGCCTGTCGCTGGCCGCGCTCGGCGAGGCTGCGGCGCGTTTTTCCGGCGTCCCCTACCAGCCTTTCCGCGACAACCACGTCAAACCAATCGACTTGCTGCGTAACATCAAGCGCGAATACGTCGAGCAAAGCCTGTGGCTGCCCTACGAGGAAACGGGCGAAGGGATCGTGATCCTGTGTGTCGATCCGGAGCAGATCCGCAACTCGGGCATCGCCCAGAACGTGTTCGTGAACAAGCGCCTGATTTTTCGCGTCACCACCGTGCGCGAATTCGAGCGCACCGTCGCCCAGTATTTCGGCGAGCAGCTCGACGACGCCCCGGTGTCCGAGCTGCTCTCCGGCCTCGACGAAGGCGAGGACGAAGGCGGCACGCTGCGCGACGACGTCACCGCCGCGGCCGACAACGAACTGGTCAAGCTGGTCAACAAGATCATCGTCGAAGCCCACCGCCAAGGCGCTTCCGACATCCATATCGAGCCGCGCCCGGGGCGCGAGAAGACCCTGGTCCGTTTCCGCAAGGACGGTTCGCTGGTGCCCTACATCGAAGTGCCGGCGAGCTACCGCAGCGCGCTCGTCACCCGCATCAAGATCATGTGCGACCTCGACATCTCGGAGCGCCGCCGGCCGCAGGATGGCAAGATCCGCTTCCGCAAGTTCGCCCCCCTCGACATCGAGCTGCGGGTGGCGACCCTGCCCACCCAGGGCGGCATGGAAGACGTGGTGATGCGCCTGCTCGCCGGCAGCGAGCCGATTCCGCTCGACCGCCTCGGCCTGCTGCCGTTCAACCTCGAGCGCCTGCAGGCCTTGATCGCCCGCCCCTACGGCATCTTCTTCGTGTGCGGCCCCACCGGCTCGGGCAAGACCACCACGCTGCATTCGGTCCTGCGCCACATCAACACTCCCGACACCAAGATCTGGACGGTCGAGGATCCGGTCGAAATCACCCAGAAGGGTCTGCGCCAGGTGCAGGTCAACCGCAAGGTCGGGATCGACTTCGCCACCATGATGCGCGCCTTCCTCCGTGCCGACCCGGACGTCATCATGGTCGGCGAGATGCGTGACCGCGAAACGGTGGCGGTCGGCATCGAAGCCTCGCTGACCGGTCACCTCGTGCTGTCTACGCTGCATACCAACAGCGCGCCCGAGTCGGTCGTGCGCCTGCTCGACATGGGCATGGACCCGTTCAACTTCGCCGACGCCCTGATCGGCGTGCTCGCCCAGCGTCTGGCCAAACGCCTGTGCCTGAAGTGCCGCGAGGCTTACCACCCCGGCGCGGACGAACTCCAGCGCCTGCTCGAGGAATATTGCGAGGACCTGCAGCGCACGCCGGATTTCCGCGTCGCTCCGGATGCCGCCCGCGACCGCATCGTCGCGCGCTGGCGTGCCGAAGCCGCCGACCGGGACGGCCGGTTTACGCTCTACCGCGCGGTCGGCTGCGAGCACTGCACCCAGGGCTACAAGGGGCGCGTCGGCCTGCACGAGCTGATGCCCGGCTCGGATGCGATCAAGCGCCTGATCCAGGAGCGTGGCCGGGTCGACCAGATTCTCGGCCAGGCGCTCGCCGAAGGCATGCGCACGCTGCGCCAGGATGGCATCGAAAAAGTGCTCGCCGGCATCACCGACATGCACCAGGTGCGCAAGGTCTGCATGCGCTGA
- the rpe gene encoding ribulose-phosphate 3-epimerase has product MFRIAPSLLSADFARLGDEVARVIASGADWIHFDVMDNHYVPNLTIGPLVCEAIRPHTTAPIDVHLMVKPVDRIIPDFARAGADIITFHPEASEHIDRSLGLIRDAGCQAGLVFNPATPLHHMDHVMDRLDVVLLMSVNPGFGGQAFIPETLDKLRAVRARLDAYEARSGRRILLEIDGGVKIDNIADIARAGADTFVAGSAVFGAGRDSDPNRYDSVIAALRAELAKVAA; this is encoded by the coding sequence ATGTTCCGCATCGCCCCCAGCCTGTTGTCCGCCGATTTCGCCCGCCTCGGTGACGAGGTCGCGCGCGTGATCGCCTCCGGCGCCGACTGGATCCACTTCGACGTGATGGACAACCACTACGTGCCCAACCTCACCATCGGCCCGCTGGTGTGCGAGGCGATCCGTCCCCACACCACGGCGCCGATCGACGTGCACCTGATGGTGAAGCCGGTCGATCGCATCATTCCCGACTTCGCCCGTGCCGGTGCCGACATCATCACCTTCCACCCCGAAGCTTCCGAGCACATCGACCGCAGTCTCGGGCTGATCCGTGACGCCGGCTGCCAGGCCGGGCTGGTGTTCAATCCCGCCACGCCGCTGCACCACATGGACCACGTCATGGACCGGCTCGACGTGGTGCTGCTGATGAGCGTCAATCCCGGCTTCGGCGGCCAGGCCTTCATTCCCGAAACGCTCGACAAGCTGCGCGCGGTGCGCGCCCGGCTCGACGCCTACGAGGCCAGGAGCGGACGCCGCATCCTGCTCGAGATCGATGGCGGAGTGAAGATCGACAACATCGCCGACATCGCCCGCGCCGGCGCCGACACCTTCGTTGCCGGCTCGGCAGTGTTCGGTGCCGGCCGTGACAGCGACCCCAACCGCTACGACTCGGTGATCGCCGCGCTGCGCGCCGAGCTGGCGAAGGTGGCGGCATGA
- a CDS encoding phosphoglycolate phosphatase: MSTARPRFAPRAVLFDLDGTLLDTIADLAEAANRMLAELGRPPRPQDEIHRFVGKGIPNLVHRCLTEGSAASEAEIAAAVPVFRRHYTVVNGVHARLYPGVDATLQAMRARGLRLAVVTNKAAAFTLPLLERTGIAGYFDTVVSGDTLAVKKPDPAVLHLACARLGVSAGQALMIGDSANDALAAQGAGMPVLLVTYGYSEGMPVDTIECDGLLSSALQALDYIDPA, translated from the coding sequence ATGAGCACGGCGAGACCCCGCTTCGCGCCGCGCGCGGTGCTGTTCGACCTCGACGGCACCTTGCTCGACACCATCGCCGACCTCGCCGAAGCGGCCAACCGCATGCTCGCCGAACTGGGGCGGCCGCCGCGCCCGCAGGACGAGATCCACCGCTTCGTCGGCAAAGGCATCCCCAACCTCGTGCACCGCTGCCTGACCGAAGGCAGCGCCGCGAGCGAAGCCGAGATCGCCGCCGCGGTGCCGGTGTTTCGCCGCCATTACACCGTCGTCAATGGCGTCCACGCCCGCCTCTACCCGGGCGTGGACGCCACCCTGCAGGCGATGCGCGCACGCGGCCTGCGCCTCGCGGTGGTCACCAACAAGGCCGCAGCCTTCACCTTGCCGCTGCTCGAGCGCACCGGCATCGCCGGCTACTTCGACACCGTGGTCAGCGGCGACACCCTGGCGGTGAAAAAGCCCGATCCGGCCGTGCTCCACCTCGCCTGCGCGCGCCTCGGCGTGAGTGCCGGGCAGGCGCTGATGATCGGCGATTCGGCCAACGACGCGCTTGCCGCGCAGGGTGCGGGGATGCCGGTGCTGCTCGTCACCTACGGCTACAGCGAGGGCATGCCGGTGGACACCATCGAATGCGATGGGCTACTATCGAGCGCGCTGCAGGCACTCGATTACATCGATCCGGCATAA
- the trpE gene encoding anthranilate synthase component I yields the protein MLEHEFNALAAEGYNRIPVTLETFADLDTPLSIYLKLANEPYTYLLESVQGGERFGRYSFIGLSSPTRIEVYGRSALLLTGNRLVERRDYGDPLNFVAEFMNRIKVPPREHLPRFAGGLVGCFGYDTVRYIEPRLAKTDKPDPLGTPDILLLLSEEVAIVDNLSGKLTLVVYAEPEVPGAWKRAHKRLRELLARLRAPVQIPEDGCAPSAPAESSFGEDAFKDAVRRAKQYIVDGDVMQVVLSQRMSKPFSASPMALYRAIRSLNPSPYMFYFNFEDFHVVGASPEILTRLEDEVVTVRPIAGTRTRGATVAEDLALEADLLADEKERAEHLQLLDLGRNDAGRVSETGTVKVTEQFSIERYSHVMHIVSNVEGRLKEGLNALAVLRATFPAGTVSGAPKVRAMEIIDELEPVKRGIYAGAVGYLGFHGDMDLAIAIRTAVLKDGHIHVQAGAGIVADSDPDSEWQETRNKARAMLRAAEMAEGGLDTRA from the coding sequence ATGCTCGAACACGAATTCAACGCCCTCGCCGCCGAGGGCTACAACCGCATCCCGGTCACCCTCGAGACTTTCGCCGACCTCGACACGCCGCTGTCGATCTACCTGAAGCTCGCCAACGAGCCCTATACCTACCTGCTCGAGTCGGTCCAGGGCGGCGAGCGCTTCGGGCGCTATTCCTTCATCGGCCTGTCCTCGCCGACCCGGATCGAGGTCTATGGCCGCTCCGCGCTGCTGCTCACCGGCAACCGCCTGGTCGAGCGCCGCGACTACGGCGATCCGCTCAACTTCGTCGCCGAGTTCATGAACCGCATCAAGGTGCCGCCGCGCGAGCACCTGCCACGCTTCGCCGGCGGCCTGGTCGGCTGCTTCGGCTACGACACCGTGCGCTACATCGAGCCCCGCCTGGCGAAGACCGACAAGCCCGACCCCCTCGGCACCCCCGACATCCTGCTGCTGCTGTCCGAAGAAGTGGCGATCGTCGACAACCTCAGCGGCAAGCTCACCCTCGTCGTCTATGCCGAGCCCGAAGTGCCCGGTGCCTGGAAGCGTGCCCACAAGCGCCTGCGCGAGCTCCTCGCCCGCCTGCGGGCTCCGGTGCAGATCCCCGAAGATGGGTGCGCGCCGTCCGCGCCCGCCGAGTCCAGCTTCGGCGAGGACGCCTTCAAGGACGCGGTGCGCCGCGCCAAGCAGTACATCGTCGACGGCGACGTCATGCAGGTCGTGCTTTCGCAGCGCATGAGCAAGCCCTTCAGCGCCAGCCCGATGGCGCTCTACCGCGCGATCCGCTCGCTCAACCCGTCGCCCTACATGTTCTATTTCAACTTCGAGGACTTCCACGTCGTCGGCGCTTCGCCCGAAATCCTCACCCGGCTCGAGGACGAGGTCGTCACCGTGCGCCCGATCGCCGGCACCCGCACGCGCGGTGCCACCGTGGCCGAAGACCTCGCGCTCGAAGCGGATCTGCTCGCCGACGAGAAGGAGCGCGCCGAGCACCTGCAGCTGCTCGACCTCGGCCGCAACGACGCCGGGCGGGTGTCCGAGACCGGCACGGTGAAGGTCACCGAGCAGTTCTCCATCGAGCGCTACTCGCACGTCATGCACATCGTCTCCAACGTCGAAGGGCGCCTGAAGGAAGGTCTCAACGCGCTCGCCGTGCTGCGCGCCACCTTCCCCGCGGGCACGGTGTCGGGGGCGCCCAAGGTGCGGGCGATGGAGATCATCGACGAGCTCGAACCGGTCAAGCGCGGAATCTATGCCGGCGCGGTCGGTTACCTCGGCTTCCATGGCGACATGGATCTAGCGATCGCGATCCGCACTGCGGTGCTCAAGGACGGTCACATCCACGTCCAGGCCGGCGCCGGCATCGTCGCCGACTCCGACCCCGACTCGGAATGGCAGGAAACCCGCAACAAGGCGCGCGCCATGCTGCGCGCCGCCGAGATGGCCGAAGGCGGGCTCGACACCCGGGCCTGA
- a CDS encoding tyrosine-type recombinase/integrase, with protein sequence MALTALNLLSARKVETAQPRPKVYQLRDGGSLFLRVQPNGSKLWWYRYRLGGAEQVYSIGVYPKVTLEAARAERDRAKALVKKGLDPIVEKKAAIALQADTYERTFETVAREWIVSNAHWSEYYTNQVTSYLEKDVSPRIGKLPISSIRAPHLRPIIKDVAARGAKTVAILIRQWCGQIFSYAAAQGLCEYDPAALLKGLVKRPQVRHNPPLTWAEIPDFLNRVDNEGGYQTTVLALKLMALTYVRTVELRKASWEEFDLDNAMWSIPSERMKMRRPHLVPLSRQAVAALRELHALTGGGKVLFPSYRKPGQVMSATTLNQALKRMGYGGRFSSHGFRSTATTILGLLGYPEKRVDLQLAHSKKSKDSSRAPYDHTKFVESRKVIMQDWADILDSLQAGKPVEGVTKAFGPMSKRRTALLRVIERE encoded by the coding sequence ATGGCACTCACAGCACTCAATCTTCTCTCGGCGCGCAAAGTGGAAACGGCGCAGCCCAGGCCCAAGGTGTACCAACTCCGGGACGGAGGCAGCCTCTTTTTGCGCGTTCAGCCCAACGGCTCCAAGCTCTGGTGGTACCGCTACCGGCTGGGCGGCGCTGAACAGGTGTACTCAATCGGGGTGTACCCAAAGGTCACGCTGGAGGCAGCCCGTGCGGAACGGGACCGGGCAAAGGCGTTGGTCAAGAAGGGCCTCGACCCCATCGTGGAGAAAAAGGCGGCGATCGCCCTCCAGGCCGACACATACGAACGCACGTTCGAGACCGTTGCTCGGGAGTGGATCGTCAGCAATGCTCACTGGAGCGAGTACTACACCAACCAGGTCACCAGCTACCTTGAGAAGGATGTTTCCCCCCGGATTGGCAAGTTGCCGATCAGCAGCATCAGGGCTCCACATCTGCGCCCCATCATCAAGGATGTGGCGGCTCGTGGCGCGAAGACTGTGGCGATCCTCATCCGCCAGTGGTGTGGGCAAATCTTCAGTTATGCGGCTGCCCAAGGTCTCTGCGAATACGATCCTGCCGCCTTGCTCAAGGGACTGGTCAAGCGCCCTCAGGTCCGCCACAACCCTCCGTTGACATGGGCAGAGATCCCGGACTTTCTCAATCGTGTGGACAACGAAGGGGGTTACCAGACGACAGTCCTCGCCCTCAAGCTGATGGCTTTGACCTACGTGCGCACCGTAGAACTGCGCAAGGCCTCCTGGGAAGAGTTCGACCTGGACAACGCCATGTGGTCGATTCCGTCCGAGCGCATGAAGATGCGACGCCCCCATCTGGTTCCCCTGTCACGGCAGGCGGTGGCCGCTCTTAGGGAACTACATGCTCTAACTGGCGGCGGCAAAGTATTGTTCCCGAGCTACAGAAAGCCGGGACAAGTGATGTCGGCAACGACGCTCAATCAAGCACTCAAGCGCATGGGTTATGGCGGACGGTTTTCGTCCCATGGCTTCCGCTCGACCGCAACGACGATCCTTGGACTGTTGGGATATCCGGAGAAGCGGGTCGATCTTCAACTCGCTCATTCCAAAAAGAGCAAGGACTCATCGCGCGCGCCCTACGATCACACGAAGTTTGTGGAGTCCCGCAAGGTAATCATGCAGGACTGGGCTGACATCCTTGACTCATTGCAGGCAGGGAAACCCGTTGAAGGGGTCACGAAGGCGTTTGGCCCCATGTCGAAGCGTAGAACGGCGCTGCTCCGTGTCATAGAGCGCGAGTGA
- a CDS encoding substrate-binding domain-containing protein — protein sequence MHDATSQFSFSNFRLAIAPGVPSSHLSALLALQRAEEPEVTISFHEVTADDLIAGLREGRYDAGMTLEGSSDPSLKSQPLWTENMAVAMPLRFPLLDQAKLTIAELLDYSVFRWPAENCPLLDQRLPSLPAVSQQNIQRVSSFEMIALWVAAGYGVGVSAQSRIEHAQGWGIHTRPLSDGPYEIVTHLQRPCGQADVVSERFERRALQVAKNAPT from the coding sequence ATGCACGACGCCACCAGCCAGTTTTCCTTTTCCAATTTCAGGCTTGCCATAGCGCCTGGCGTACCGTCATCGCATCTTTCGGCATTGCTTGCGTTGCAGCGTGCGGAAGAGCCGGAAGTCACCATTTCGTTTCATGAGGTCACAGCCGATGATTTGATTGCGGGACTTCGGGAAGGCCGCTACGACGCGGGCATGACGCTTGAAGGATCGAGCGATCCGTCGCTGAAAAGCCAACCTCTATGGACCGAGAACATGGCCGTCGCCATGCCGTTGCGCTTTCCCTTACTTGACCAGGCGAAGCTCACGATCGCCGAACTGTTGGACTACTCCGTCTTTCGCTGGCCTGCAGAGAATTGCCCTTTGCTGGATCAGCGGCTGCCTTCTCTTCCCGCGGTGAGTCAACAGAACATTCAGCGTGTCTCTTCCTTCGAGATGATCGCGCTATGGGTCGCTGCCGGCTACGGCGTCGGGGTATCCGCGCAATCGCGCATTGAGCATGCGCAGGGATGGGGCATTCACACACGGCCGCTGTCTGACGGACCCTACGAGATCGTGACCCACCTGCAGCGGCCCTGCGGACAAGCCGACGTTGTTTCAGAGCGGTTCGAGCGCAGAGCACTGCAGGTCGCCAAGAATGCTCCAACCTAG
- a CDS encoding helix-turn-helix domain-containing protein: MQKRSVQPGRPPGTTTYEAEPALAFGQAVRAARLAQGVAQDEFASMAGIARSHMGKIERGEHMPTLALILKISAALSISAAELMSATERNLRADAQS, encoded by the coding sequence ATGCAGAAGCGCAGCGTTCAACCGGGCCGCCCCCCTGGCACAACCACCTATGAAGCCGAGCCGGCACTGGCCTTCGGCCAAGCGGTGCGTGCTGCCCGCTTGGCGCAGGGAGTCGCTCAGGATGAATTCGCGTCCATGGCTGGTATAGCTCGCTCGCATATGGGCAAGATCGAGCGTGGGGAGCACATGCCCACGCTCGCATTGATACTGAAAATCTCCGCTGCCCTCAGCATAAGTGCGGCAGAGCTGATGAGTGCAACGGAACGCAATCTTCGTGCCGATGCCCAATCTTAA
- a CDS encoding LysR family transcriptional regulator: protein MELRHLRCFIVLAEELHFTRAAERLHIEQPPLSRAIKELEDELGAVLFDRDRRGTRLTAAGAVFLQDTRRLFTVLEQARENVKAVAAGLRGSLRIAVSDGALDPRLSAFLARCRAEEPEIEIRMSEVPLAEQLRGLRSGDFCIGFAHTADVGDGIVAEPIWQDPLVVALPARHALLVHKEVPLHELRGHPLVLCDPQVCEGYCRELARLLQTQEHKLNVVEEVSSLDMMLTLVGAGYGVGFMTATKIPVSQRPDVVIRPLALDTAVITTYLLRLESSNSSASLVRFIDRLRDPSSD, encoded by the coding sequence ATGGAACTGCGGCATCTGCGTTGCTTTATCGTTTTGGCCGAAGAGCTTCATTTCACACGGGCGGCTGAGCGTCTTCACATTGAGCAACCTCCTCTGTCCCGCGCCATCAAGGAGCTTGAGGACGAGTTAGGCGCTGTGCTCTTCGACCGGGACCGCCGGGGCACCCGACTGACCGCTGCGGGTGCCGTGTTCCTGCAGGACACTCGCCGGCTATTCACCGTCCTGGAGCAGGCCCGCGAGAACGTCAAGGCTGTCGCGGCGGGCTTGCGAGGCAGCCTGCGCATCGCCGTATCCGACGGCGCGCTCGATCCCCGGCTGTCGGCGTTTCTAGCCCGTTGCCGTGCCGAAGAACCCGAGATCGAGATACGGATGTCCGAAGTGCCTTTGGCCGAGCAGTTGCGCGGCCTGCGCTCGGGCGACTTCTGCATCGGATTCGCTCATACCGCCGACGTCGGTGATGGCATCGTCGCCGAACCTATCTGGCAGGACCCGCTGGTGGTCGCCTTGCCAGCCCGGCACGCACTGCTCGTCCACAAGGAGGTTCCACTCCATGAACTCCGGGGGCATCCTCTTGTCCTGTGCGATCCCCAGGTGTGCGAAGGCTACTGCCGCGAGTTGGCGCGCCTCCTGCAGACCCAGGAACACAAACTGAATGTCGTTGAGGAGGTTTCCTCGCTGGACATGATGCTCACCTTGGTCGGTGCCGGCTACGGCGTGGGCTTCATGACGGCGACCAAGATTCCGGTCAGCCAGCGACCGGACGTGGTGATCCGTCCATTGGCGCTGGATACAGCCGTGATCACCACCTACCTGCTTCGACTCGAAAGCAGCAACTCATCGGCTTCGCTGGTGCGATTTATCGACCGCCTCCGGGACCCTTCGAGCGACTGA